TCTCAAGGGCGTCCTGCATTGGGAATAAAAGCAAGAAATGGAGTTGTAATTGCTACTGAAAAGAAAGTTGCGAGCCCATTGGTTGAGGAACATTCAATTAGAAAGGTCGAATTAATTACTAGTGAGATAGGCTGTTGCTTTGCAGGTATGCCTGCTGATTTCAGAGTGATTCTGAAAAAGAGTCGAAAAATTGCCCAGGTTTACTACAATACGTATCGTGAGCAAATTCCAGTATGTGAACTAGTTCGAGAAATCGCAACTGTTATGCAAGAATTTACTCAGTCAGGCGGCGTAAGACCATTCggaatttcattattagtAGCAGGTTTCGATTCAACTAGAGGCCCCCAGCTATTTCAAGTAGATCCCTCTGGTGCCTATTTCGGATGGAAGGCATCTGCAATCGGAAAAGACATGCAGAATGCAAAATCTTTCTTAGAGAAAAGATATAACCCTGACGTAGAAATTGAGGATGCATTACACACCGCTCTCCTCACATTGAAAGAGTGCTTTGAAGGAGCAATGAATGAAGACAACATTGAAGTGGGTATAATAGGGGAAGACAAAAACTTCACTATTCTATCGCCACAGGAGATAAAGGACTATTTAGGTGAGGTTGAATAGGAAAGAATTTAGAATAGCATATTAGCtacattaatataattatctCAAGCGTGTGCagattattttgttttgatTGCGACAAATATGATTTAATTGTTTCTTGAGACGATGTGGGGAACTAAGGAGACGCCGTGTTATTCATGCGCGCCCCGCGATACTGTTCGATTTACTCAACTAAAGATTGCCATTACACTGAATAAGTTCTGTTTGCGTAATAATGAGTTTTTTACTACATTTACTTGTGTTTTTCTGCCTTATTATAAACTTATGCTTCGGAAGTGAATCTACTGGTGTCCCTTCTGGAGCTACTTTCGACGAGTCCCAACTTGGGGacttaaataatattgatttatcCTCTTTTGGAGCTAATGGTGGTTCATTTGCTGACGAATCAGAGGCTGTTGTTGATAGCATTACTCCTGCTCCCTTACCAGAATTATCTAACGATGATGAGGCCGCTATTCAAAAAACTAGTGAAAGCTACGAGTTCCAAACTGAAGTTTCAAGACTTATggatattattattaactcTCTATATTCTCAGAAAGATGTATTTCTCAGAGAGTTACTGTCTAATTCTGCAGATGCATTGGAGAAGGCTAGATTTATTTCGGTTACAGATGATTCATTCCTAGGCGAACAACAAGAACTTGAAATTCGTGTCTCATTTAACAATGATAAACGTACAATAACTATTTCTGATACTGGTATCGGTATGACGCGTCACGATTTAGTCACCAATCTTGGTACAGTTGCCAAATCTGGTACTGCAAATTTTCTAGAGTCTTTGGCTAAAGGTGGagatttgaatttgattgGTCAATTTGGTGTTGGTTTTTATGCATCCTATCTTGTTTCAGACCGCGTAACAgtaatttcaaagaataaCGAAGATAAACAATATGTTTGGGAGTCCAGTGCGGATGGATCATTCAGAGTTAGTCTGGATCCAAGAGGTAACACAATTAAAAGAGGTACCACCATAGTTCTTTCATTGAAGGAAGATGCTACCGAGTTTATgaatttttctaaattgAAAGATTTAGTTCTTAGATATTCACAGTTTATTAACTTTccaatttatatttataacCCCGAGGGAGTAAATAAATCTGAAAAGGATGAATCTGGTGAGAAGAAAGAGTCCAAGGGTAGATGGGAGCAGGTTAATGTAGAAAAGGCAATATGGCTAAGGCCTAGAGAAGAAATTACTAAGGAGGAGTACAATGGGTTTTACAAAAGCATTACTCACGACTATTCTGAGCCCCTTAGATATCTACATTTTTCCGCCGAAGGTGAAATAGAGTTCAAATCATTGTTGTTTATCCCATCCCATCCTCCTTTTGATATGTTTGACACCTATATGGGAAAGAGTGGTAATATAAAGTTTTATGTTAGAAGAGTTCTAATTACTGACCATATTGAGGATTTACTACCAAAATActtgaattttattaagGGTGTTGTTGATAGCGACGATATTAGTTTGAATGTTGCAAGAGAGCATGTTCAACAAAGTAGGATAATTAAGGTGATTAGCAAAAAGATGGTAAGAAAGGTTCTTGAAATGATCAAACAGATTCAAACAGAGCAACTCAATGCAGAGAAGGAGGAGGCAAACAAGCCAGACgaagagaagaaaaaggACGCAGCCTTAACAGTTTATGATAAGTTTTATGATATGTTCCACAAGAACTTGAAACTTGGTTGTTATGAAGATGACTCGAACCGCTCAAAGATCGTTAAGCTTCTTAAATTCCATACTTCAAAAAGTGGGGACAGCACCGTATTTTTATCTAAGTACATTGAAGGTATGAAACCAGAACAAAAAAGCATCTTTTATATTTCAGGTGAATCCCCCTCTGCGCTTTTAAAGAACCCATTGGTTTCACTTTATCTAAAGCATGATATTGAGGTACTGTTCTTAACTGAAGGGGTTGATGAACCATGCATTTCCAGAGTTCCAGAATTAGAAGGGTTCAAATTCACTAGCATTGAAAAAAGCGATGTAAGACCCTTTGAAGAAACTGAAGAGGAGAAAAATATGCACAAGAGATTATCAAAATTCTATGAGCCATTGCTCAAGTTCGTAAAGGATGAGTTCCCTGGCGAATTTTTAAAAGTGGAAGTTTCTAAGCGTCTTGTAAGTGACCCTGCTGTAATTACTTCTGGTCCTTGGGGACAGTCCGCATACATGCAGAAAATTCAGAAGGCCCAgacattttcaaataaggCAGACTATAAGAATAAGCATATGGAAATTAACCCTAACCACGCTTTGATAAAGAAACTTAACGACCTCGTCATTTCGAAAAATAATGTTGAGGCTAAAGCACTTGccttaaaaattattcaactTTCTACAATTGCTTCCGGATTTGACCTTGAGAATCCTAGTGAATTCGCTTCTGGAATGTTTAAGATCATGCTACAGAGTTCAGGGATAGACGAGAAAGATGTCATTAGCTCCGTTGAATTACCCGAAGAAGTAAGTACAGACGAAGGTGTAGAGGGCTCCGATCAAGAAAAGGGATTTGACGACGAAGAAGAcgaaaaaaatgaaaagcGCGACGAACTCTAGATCGCTGAAAAGTCCTAGATAACTTAGCTCATAGGCTCCTAATTGATCAAACAATTCTAAATGAGTCAATTATTTCCTGGCATTAATGTTAGTAATAAAGAATGACCACCTGAAACTGCAGGAGAGGGCACAGTTTGAGGTATGTTGTGTTCTTGTTGAATCTGGTGGTGAATGAATGGATTAGGTGGATCGTTCCTGATAGGGAAGTAGTGATGATTTCTAAAGGAAGAAAGTAGTTTGCTACCCGATGAATATCCTGCGCCGCTATTCGAAATCCTCCCACTTCTATTAGTTTCGTTTGATTTGCAATACCTTCCCTCTATATTTGAGCCATTTTCAAGTTCCTTCATCAGATTTAATATGATCTGCTTCTCATTGATGTCTTTAGTCAAGTCAAATGCAATGTTTAAGTGTCTTAATGCCTTATCCTTCCTGCCTAAATGTGAGAAAGTCTTTCCTAAATATAGATGAATATTGGGTTCGTTTGACGCGAGGCGGTGAGCGGCTGTCAGCATTGTTAAAGCCTCTTCATATCTTTCCAGTTCTAATAACACGATTCCTGCATGATATTTTAACCAAGGATTTCTTTGGTCTTTGAGAATTCCCTTTTGGAAAGTATTATAAGCAGAGAGAAAATCATGAGTTGTTAGATAGCAAAGGCCAAGGTAATGTATTAATGtagaattatttggaaCAACTTTAAGTGCCAAATTGAAATGGCTCTTTGCTTGATAGTACTCTTCTCTTTTAAACCAAACATAACCGATTCCCCAGTGAGCTCTATGGCACCTCGGATCAATTTTCAAAGCCTTTTGGTACATTTGGATCGCTTCATCGTATTTCTCAATAATTGAAAGCTCATGCCCAATCAATGTATAAGCATAAACATAGCGGTTATCATACTGAATTGCCCTTTTAAAGCACTTAATTGAACTTTCGTATTCCTTATGCAAGGAAAAGCAATTTCCAACTACAATCCAAAGCTGAGGGgtattcttttcaataatttttaaagtcAAGTTTGAAAGATTGATTAAGTCAATGCTCCTGGACAACTGCCACAAACACGAACTATAAATATCGAGACACTTAATCCAAAGATTATAATTGGTTTCATAGTTAATACATTTGCAAACGTTTATACATTCTTGCCATTGATTTGACTCGAAAAGTGCCCTTACATGCAACTCTCTTACATACCCCATTTCCGAAATTTTGTTTGGAAtactttcaatatttttgagaAAGCTATGGCAAAGATACCATTCCATCTGATGTGTAAACTTTGACAGCAACTGAATCATAGAAATCAATGGATGAAAACGTGAATCAAGAGGTTTAATGTTTGCGTCTATATTCTCTGTGTACGCAACTGAAttgtaattaatttcactaatatttgatgaactaaatttattatttgcatTCTTTACATCTTCAAATTCGCTATATGGCCATTTTGGGCCAGAATTGCCGTCTTTAACTGGATTTTCCAACCAATTAGTAAATGAATGGTATCTCAGCATATGTCTTTTTTGTAAAGTATCACCAACAttataaaagaaatcaGAAACATTTAATACATATAATTCTTCCGAATCAGACTTATCTGATATAGATATCAGAAGATTCCCATCTTGAATGTTTTTTACCTGCCAACACTCGGCTTCGTTTTTATACACAGTTGATATTACCAAAGCATCGCTGTTTGTGCCCACATATTCTAGATGCTTCTCGCCCCAGTTATTCAAGCAACAACATATTTTAACAAGTTCATGAGGATACTGGCATGATAGGCCTACTAGTTTTTGAAAAGATTTCCATAAAACTGGATTCCAATCTAGAGCAATTGCATAACAATATAAAGCAGAAACCTTGGCATCAAGTTCCTCAAGAATGTTTCCCCATAAATACAGCCCAGCAGAATCTCCTggaatttttaattctccAGTATGAATGTACTTGATCAGCATTGTAGGATTCATACAAATTGTCGAAAAGATAGAG
This Cryptosporidium parvum Iowa II chromosome 7, whole genome shotgun sequence DNA region includes the following protein-coding sequences:
- a CDS encoding proteasome subunit alpha2, protease of the acylase family and NTN hydrolase fold, whose translation is VHRTNCKLSLFIGNNHYGIINEPPFYSPHNKWQEFEYKIPQLDLFIAMDADYSFSLTTFSPSGKLVQIEYALNAVNSQGRPALGIKARNGVVIATEKKVASPLVEEHSIRKVELITSEIGCCFAGMPADFRVILKKSRKIAQVYYNTYREQIPVCELVREIATVMQEFTQSGGVRPFGISLLVAGFDSTRGPQLFQVDPSGAYFGWKASAIGKDMQNAKSFLEKRYNPDVEIEDALHTALLTLKECFEGAMNEDNIEVGIIGEDKNFTILSPQEIKDYLGEVE
- a CDS encoding heat shock protein 90 (Hsp90), signal peptide plus ER retention motif, which translates into the protein MSFLLHLLVFFCLIINLCFGSESTGVPSGATFDESQLGDLNNIDLSSFGANGGSFADESEAVVDSITPAPLPELSNDDEAAIQKTSESYEFQTEVSRLMDIIINSLYSQKDVFLRELLSNSADALEKARFISVTDDSFLGEQQELEIRVSFNNDKRTITISDTGIGMTRHDLVTNLGTVAKSGTANFLESLAKGGDLNLIGQFGVGFYASYLVSDRVTVISKNNEDKQYVWESSADGSFRVSLDPRGNTIKRGTTIVLSLKEDATEFMNFSKLKDLVLRYSQFINFPIYIYNPEGVNKSEKDESGEKKESKGRWEQVNVEKAIWLRPREEITKEEYNGFYKSITHDYSEPLRYLHFSAEGEIEFKSLLFIPSHPPFDMFDTYMGKSGNIKFYVRRVLITDHIEDLLPKYLNFIKGVVDSDDISLNVAREHVQQSRIIKVISKKMVRKVLEMIKQIQTEQLNAEKEEANKPDEEKKKDAALTVYDKFYDMFHKNLKLGCYEDDSNRSKIVKLLKFHTSKSGDSTVFLSKYIEGMKPEQKSIFYISGESPSALLKNPLVSLYLKHDIEVLFLTEGVDEPCISRVPELEGFKFTSIEKSDVRPFEETEEEKNMHKRLSKFYEPLLKFVKDEFPGEFLKVEVSKRLVSDPAVITSGPWGQSAYMQKIQKAQTFSNKADYKNKHMEINPNHALIKKLNDLVISKNNVEAKALALKIIQLSTIASGFDLENPSEFASGMFKIMLQSSGIDEKDVISSVELPEEVSTDEGVEGSDQEKGFDDEEDEKNEKRDEL
- a CDS encoding TPR repeat protein — its product is MEDELLSILTYLDRWQLYDNIRFWAEVIDKLLESKEARIQISRFLVKDLNLQEAFNYLRVECDKTKLQLSSNEDSINKEVNLYGDYLTIKCCYLMGRIDEAERMILKICSKPLTELADSCLISPSVSPKSWKGTPVTNEKKKSLSSIFSTICMNPTMLIKYIHTGELKIPGDSAGLYLWGNILEELDAKVSALYCYAIALDWNPVLWKSFQKLVGLSCQYPHELVKICCCLNNWGEKHLEYVGTNSDALVISTVYKNEAECWQVKNIQDGNLLISISDKSDSEELYVLNVSDFFYNVGDTLQKRHMLRYHSFTNWLENPVKDGNSGPKWPYSEFEDVKNANNKFSSSNISEINYNSVAYTENIDANIKPLDSRFHPLISMIQLLSKFTHQMEWYLCHSFLKNIESIPNKISEMGYVRELHVRALFESNQWQECINVCKCINYETNYNLWIKCLDIYSSCLWQLSRSIDLINLSNLTLKIIEKNTPQLWIVVGNCFSLHKEYESSIKCFKRAIQYDNRYVYAYTLIGHELSIIEKYDEAIQMYQKALKIDPRCHRAHWGIGYVWFKREEYYQAKSHFNLALKVVPNNSTLIHYLGLCYLTTHDFLSAYNTFQKGILKDQRNPWLKYHAGIVLLELERYEEALTMLTAAHRLASNEPNIHLYLGKTFSHLGRKDKALRHLNIAFDLTKDINEKQIILNLMKELENGSNIEGRYCKSNETNRSGRISNSGAGYSSGSKLLSSFRNHHYFPIRNDPPNPFIHHQIQQEHNIPQTVPSPAVSGGHSLLLTLMPGNN